From a single Gimesia fumaroli genomic region:
- a CDS encoding 2-phosphosulfolactate phosphatase: MSCFDQEQYDIRCEWGLPGVEQIASSDVIVIVDVLSFSTSVEVAVGRGVTVFPYRWKDDTAKAYAQQRSAELAGSRNNESGKYSLAPSSLIRAHRGLRLVLPSPNGSALSFEAMSHGAVVFAGSLRNATAVASEAQAVGQRITVIPAGERWPDGSLRPAIEDLIGAGAIIKQLKGTRSPESSVAVAAFEEAAAQLQNRLFSCSSGRELIARGFVDDVEIAAELNVSRVVPKLVDQAFVAELR; the protein is encoded by the coding sequence ATGTCCTGTTTTGATCAGGAACAATATGACATTCGATGTGAATGGGGCCTTCCCGGCGTGGAGCAAATTGCGTCGTCTGATGTGATCGTGATCGTCGATGTGTTATCGTTCTCGACGAGTGTCGAAGTCGCGGTGGGCCGGGGAGTGACTGTGTTTCCCTATCGCTGGAAAGACGACACTGCGAAAGCCTATGCACAACAGCGTTCGGCAGAACTGGCGGGTTCGCGTAACAACGAGTCGGGCAAGTACTCGTTGGCACCCTCTTCTCTGATTAGAGCTCACCGGGGATTGCGGCTGGTGCTTCCCTCTCCCAACGGTTCTGCTCTCTCTTTCGAGGCGATGTCGCATGGTGCCGTCGTGTTCGCGGGCAGTTTAAGGAATGCGACGGCCGTTGCCAGCGAGGCACAAGCAGTCGGCCAGCGAATCACAGTCATTCCGGCAGGGGAACGATGGCCCGATGGTTCATTGCGCCCCGCGATTGAAGATTTGATCGGTGCGGGAGCGATTATCAAACAGCTAAAGGGAACGCGCTCCCCAGAATCGTCTGTGGCTGTCGCTGCTTTTGAGGAGGCAGCGGCACAATTGCAAAACCGTTTATTCTCCTGTTCGTCGGGACGCGAACTGATAGCACGTGGTTTTGTTGATGATGTTGAAATCGCTGCGGAACTTAACGTGAGTCGTGTTGTTCCGAAGCTGGTTGATCAAGCATTTGTTGCAGAACTTCGCTAG
- the pcp gene encoding pyroglutamyl-peptidase I, producing the protein MTNVLLTGYGPFGNTPVNPAESVARALDGTVIGEAKIVSRIVPNVFFECIDVVSAAIAELQPSLVVMLGEYGGRSMITVERLAQNLNDATRYQLADNAGAAPQGVLTAPEGPVAYYSTVPLRAMVKAMRSEGIPADISDAAGTFGCNHLMYGILHHIAQKQLPIRAGWIHLPHLPCVAALEENLGAPSMSAETATAGVKLAIQAALEHLEDINEPSASRLQI; encoded by the coding sequence ATGACGAACGTATTACTCACAGGCTACGGACCTTTCGGAAATACTCCCGTGAACCCGGCGGAGTCCGTGGCGCGGGCTCTGGACGGGACCGTGATTGGCGAAGCGAAAATTGTCTCGCGGATTGTGCCGAACGTGTTCTTTGAATGCATCGATGTGGTGAGCGCGGCGATCGCCGAACTGCAACCCTCGCTGGTGGTGATGCTGGGAGAATACGGGGGCCGCTCAATGATTACGGTAGAGCGACTGGCACAGAATCTGAATGATGCAACGCGCTACCAGTTGGCCGACAATGCGGGGGCGGCACCGCAGGGAGTGTTGACGGCGCCGGAGGGACCGGTGGCCTATTATTCAACAGTGCCGTTACGTGCGATGGTCAAGGCGATGCGTTCCGAAGGGATTCCAGCTGATATTTCAGATGCGGCGGGGACCTTCGGTTGTAATCACCTGATGTACGGCATTCTGCATCACATCGCACAGAAGCAATTGCCGATTCGCGCGGGCTGGATTCATCTGCCGCACCTGCCTTGTGTGGCGGCGCTGGAGGAAAATCTGGGGGCGCCGAGTATGTCGGCTGAGACTGCAACGGCAGGGGTGAAACTGGCTATCCAGGCGGCGTTGGAACACTTGGAAGATATTAATGAGCCGAGTGCCTCGCGGTTGCAGATTTGA